The Hyphomicrobiales bacterium genome has a window encoding:
- a CDS encoding Aminomethyltransferase (glycine cleavage system T protein), giving the protein MAAEATTDTAGAAAPLRTPLHARHVSLGARMVPFAGYDMPVQYPSGILTEHNWTREKAGLFDVSHMGQCFLIGPDHETTAKALEALIPADIVNLAPGKQRYSQLLNEEGGILDDLMVTRSLDPDEDGALYVVVNAACKDADYAHIEARLPANVKLVKAEHRGLIALQGPGAEAALAAIAPEAAEMGFMTSRTMKVAGIKANVSRSGYTGEDGYEISAAANKIGEIWDTLLLDGNVKPIGLGARDSLRLEAGLCLYGHDIDTTTSPIEAALNWSIQKRRREEGGFPGAARVQRELAEGVSRIRVGLKPEGRAPAREGTEIATPEGEVIGVVTSGGFGPTLNGPCAMGYVAKAHSAPGTQLNLIVRGKPLPAVVAPMPFVPNGYKR; this is encoded by the coding sequence ATGGCTGCCGAGGCCACTACCGACACCGCCGGCGCCGCAGCGCCGCTGAGGACCCCGCTTCACGCCCGTCACGTCTCGCTCGGTGCCCGTATGGTGCCCTTCGCCGGCTACGACATGCCGGTGCAGTATCCGAGCGGCATCCTGACCGAGCACAACTGGACGCGCGAGAAGGCCGGTCTCTTCGACGTCTCGCATATGGGGCAGTGCTTCCTGATCGGCCCCGATCACGAGACCACGGCGAAGGCGCTGGAAGCGCTGATTCCCGCCGATATCGTCAATCTCGCGCCCGGCAAGCAGCGCTATTCGCAGCTGCTGAACGAGGAGGGCGGCATCCTCGACGACCTGATGGTGACGCGCTCGCTCGACCCCGATGAGGACGGTGCGCTCTACGTCGTCGTCAACGCTGCCTGCAAGGATGCCGACTACGCCCATATCGAGGCGCGCCTGCCGGCCAATGTGAAGCTGGTCAAGGCCGAGCATCGCGGCCTGATCGCGTTGCAGGGCCCGGGCGCCGAGGCGGCGCTCGCCGCTATTGCGCCTGAAGCCGCCGAGATGGGCTTCATGACGTCCCGCACCATGAAGGTCGCCGGCATCAAGGCCAATGTCAGCCGCTCCGGCTATACCGGCGAGGACGGCTACGAGATCTCCGCCGCAGCCAACAAGATCGGCGAGATCTGGGACACGCTGCTGCTCGACGGCAACGTCAAGCCGATCGGCCTCGGCGCCCGCGATTCGCTGCGCCTCGAAGCGGGGCTGTGCCTCTACGGCCATGACATCGACACCACGACCTCCCCGATCGAGGCCGCGCTCAACTGGTCGATCCAGAAGCGCCGCCGCGAGGAGGGTGGTTTTCCGGGCGCCGCGCGCGTCCAGCGCGAGCTCGCCGAGGGCGTCTCGCGCATCCGCGTCGGCCTCAAGCCGGAAGGCCGTGCTCCCGCCCGCGAGGGCACCGAGATCGCGACGCCCGAGGGCGAGGTGATCGGCGTCGTGACCTCGGGCGGCTTCGGCCCGACGCTGAACGGCCCCTGCGCCATGGGCTATGTCGCCAAGGCTCATTCCGCGCCGGGCACCCAGCTCAACCTCATCGTGCGCGGCAAGCCGCTGCCGGCCGTCGTGGCGCCGATGCCCTTCGTGCCGAACGGCTACAAGCGCTGA
- a CDS encoding conserved hypothetical protein (Evidence 4 : Unknown function but conserved in other organisms), translated as MIDQTLTAGRWLALPLLCLGLAGCGSSSSSSGQPSTMQTFGNVLMFQSTKPPVADQLPKDDDANETICPEVIVADGGAAVRAQAGQDSSGLRYQISITNVARECTPTGGGGFRLKVGVEGRVLLGPAGSPGSYGATLSTVVTRGSATVARRGSRVGGTIPSGQGGVDFSHVEDGIVVPAGKGDVEIVVGLGQGGAVTPARSRRR; from the coding sequence TTGATCGACCAGACTCTGACTGCGGGCCGCTGGCTCGCCCTTCCCCTGCTATGCCTGGGTCTTGCCGGCTGTGGTTCCTCTTCCTCGTCCTCGGGGCAGCCGAGCACGATGCAGACGTTCGGCAATGTGCTCATGTTCCAGTCGACCAAGCCGCCGGTCGCGGATCAGTTGCCGAAGGATGACGACGCGAACGAGACGATCTGCCCCGAGGTGATCGTCGCCGATGGCGGCGCCGCTGTTCGCGCCCAGGCGGGCCAGGACAGCAGCGGGCTGCGCTACCAGATTTCGATCACCAACGTCGCGCGCGAATGCACGCCGACCGGCGGCGGCGGCTTCCGTCTCAAGGTCGGCGTCGAGGGTCGCGTGCTCCTTGGCCCGGCCGGCAGCCCCGGCAGCTATGGCGCGACCCTGAGCACGGTCGTGACGCGCGGCAGTGCGACGGTTGCCCGCCGCGGCTCGCGCGTCGGCGGCACGATTCCCTCCGGCCAGGGCGGGGTCGATTTCTCCCATGTCGAGGACGGGATCGTCGTTCCCGCCGGCAAGGGCGATGTCGAGATCGTCGTCGGGCTGGGACAGGGCGGCGCGGTCACGCCGGCGCGGTCACGCCGGCGCTGA
- a CDS encoding Invasion protein IalB, involved in pathogenesis has product MMRIIGAAGALALALIGTSLAAGSAFAQGAVRSTHGDWQMRCEVPPGAKTEQCALVQNVAAEDRPNLTLLVIVLKTADQKSRLLRVVAPLGVLLPSGLGLKIDDKDIGRAGFVRCLTSGCVAEVVMDDNLLGQLKGGKNATFIVFQTPEEGVGVPVSLNGFGPGVEALP; this is encoded by the coding sequence ATGATGAGGATCATCGGAGCGGCTGGCGCCCTGGCGCTGGCGCTCATCGGGACGAGCCTCGCAGCCGGTTCCGCTTTCGCGCAGGGCGCGGTGCGCTCCACACATGGCGACTGGCAGATGCGCTGCGAGGTGCCGCCGGGCGCCAAGACCGAGCAATGCGCGCTCGTCCAGAACGTCGCGGCCGAGGACCGGCCGAATCTGACGCTGCTCGTCATCGTCCTGAAGACGGCCGATCAGAAAAGCCGGCTGCTGCGGGTCGTCGCGCCGCTCGGCGTGCTGCTGCCCTCGGGGCTCGGCCTCAAGATCGACGACAAGGATATCGGCCGCGCCGGCTTCGTGCGCTGCCTGACCTCAGGTTGTGTGGCGGAGGTCGTCATGGACGACAATCTGCTCGGCCAGCTCAAGGGCGGCAAGAACGCGACCTTCATCGTATTCCAGACGCCGGAAGAGGGGGTGGGCGTGCCCGTCTCGCTCAACGGCTTCGGCCCCGGCGTGGAGGCGCTGCCTTGA
- a CDS encoding hypothetical protein (Evidence 5 : Unknown function), whose amino-acid sequence MRSDHAGRALSRRSRVRAPSSVKTSCDYAAQMMGHRVIAPLAQACSLIYRNPEERGDLTVAPSCMGPSRSVPVQVD is encoded by the coding sequence GTGCGTTCGGACCATGCAGGCCGTGCCCTGTCAAGGCGGAGCAGGGTGCGCGCGCCCAGTTCCGTCAAGACCTCGTGCGATTATGCCGCACAGATGATGGGGCACCGTGTCATTGCCCCTCTGGCGCAAGCGTGTTCTTTGATTTATCGCAATCCCGAAGAACGAGGCGACCTCACGGTCGCCCCTTCGTGCATGGGGCCAAGCCGGTCGGTTCCCGTGCAGGTCGATTGA